AGAGGTGCTGGTAGAGGAGAGGGCTGCCACCGCCAGAGATGTCGAGATGCTTGCCACCTTCCATCAGGCCGGTGGGAAGGTAGAAGGAGGAGCCGAACACGCGGTCAGAAAGCTGCAGGATGGCCGCCACTTCGAGAGGCGGGAAGGCCAGCAGGAGCAGGAAGGCGGTGACGAACATGGCCCAGCAGAAGAAGGGCATCTTCATCCAACCCAGGCCCTTGGTGCGCAGGTTGATGATGGTGGCGATGAAATTGACAGAGCCGAGGAGGGAGGCGGAGATGTTGAACACCATCGCGCTCAGCCACCAGGTATGGCCGTGATTCCAGATGCTGGTCACACCGATGTTGGCGGTGGAGGCCAGGGGGGAATACATTGTCCAACCGGTCTGCACCGGGCCGGTGCCGACGAAGAAGCTGTAGAACATGAGCACGCCGCTGATGAAGAACAGCCAGTAGCTGGCCATGTTCAGGCGGGGGAAGGCCATGTCGATGGTGCCGATCTGCAGCGGCATCACAAAGTTGCCGAAGGCGGCGAAGCCGAGGGGCACAATGCCGAAGAACACCATGATGGTGCCGTGCATGGCGCCGAGCATGTTGTAGAGCTCGCCATTGAGGGAGCCGTCTGCATTGAGCCAGCGGCCAAACATGCCTTCAAAGATACCGCTAGCGACAGGCAGGGAGCGGATGAAGTCCACACCGGGGACCGGGACGCCCGGATAGGCGATGCTCCAGCGCATGAGGAGCATGAGGAAGAAGCCGAAGAGCAGGAAGATCAACCCCGAGAGGCCATACTGAAGACCGATGGTCTTATGATCACAGGAGAAAATGTACTTCGAGATGAAGCCTTGTTCATGGTGCCCGTGATCGTCATGCGAGTGACCGTGGGCGTGATCGTGTGTAGTGGCGGCGCTCATAGCTTAGAATCTAAAGGGTATCAGAGGGTGTGGGCCTTGGCGAAGTCGAATTCGAAATCAGCCGTGGCTTTGCCATCACGGACTGTGACGGTGTGGGTGATGGTTTGCGGGAACTGCGGGTGCCAGGCTTCGACAACGTAATCGCCGTCGGCCAAGGCTCTGGAAATGGAGAAGCGGCCATCTGCGGACGAGACAGCGCTGTGGGCACCTTCGTGAACGAACACCCATGCGTTCATCCAGCGGTGCACATCGCACTCCAAGCGGTAGATGCCAGGAGCGTTGAAGGCTTTTACGTTTTCATCCCCACGGGAAGGCTGGCCAAAATTGTCGATATTGGCGGTTTTTCCCCGCCCTTCATAGCGAGCCACGCGGATGTTGTGGAAGGTAAGATCGCTGTTGTGGAAGCGTACTGTCTGGCCGGGCTGGATGGACACAGTATGCGGGACGAATTCGCACTTGGTCTGGTCGATGAGCGGAGCTGCGGAGGCATTGCTGGCACGCTGGCTGCCACGCACGGTGATCACGGCATCGGCAAGCGCTCCGTCAGGAGAGACCTTCCATGTGGGATCGGCAATGTCGCCATGGCCGGTACAAAACGGATTGCCACCGACGTCCACGATCTTCTGAAGCTTGGCGGCATCGGCTCCCTTCAGGGTCACCTTCCCTGAGATGCTCGGGGTTTCAGCGATCTCGACAGCAGGGGAGAGCTCTGCCTGAGCAGCCGCCTCAGGCGCTTTGCCGCAGCTTACATTCGCGATCAGCATGACGACTCCGAAGGCAGCGCTGGCTGCCTGGCGGGAGACGGTATGCTTCACACGGGTCATCGCAGTTTAAAGTTACTTGGCGGCGGCGGCAGTTGCACCTGGGCCGGCAGGAATGTCGCCAGGGATGTCCTTCTTGGCGAAGGGCTCCAGGTCAGCAGCGGTCCACTGGGAGGTGCGCTTCTCTTCGTCACGGACTTTCTGCACCATTTCCTTGGTGATCATGGTGGCTTCGTTACCCCAGGTATTGCGGATGTAGGTCAGCACGTTGGCGAGGTCTTGGGAGGACATGGCAGCGCCGAAGGGCTGCATGCCGCCGGGGGTGTTGAAGGCCTGGCCTTTGACAGTCACAGGGCCAGTCAGACCGTGCTGCACAATGCGGACAAGGCGCTCAGTGCCGCCCAGAACGTACTCAGAGCCAGCCAGAGGAGGGAACTGGCCGGGGATACCGCCACCGTTGCCCTGATGGCAACCGCCGCAGACGGAGTAGCCGCTGGCGCCTTTTTTCATGGCGAGAGCGAAAGGATCCAGAGCTGCACCAGCACCAGCACCGCCGGGGCGGGGGTCGCCGCTGCCAGAGCTGACAAAGAGATTGCTGGACTCAAAGCTCACGCCTGCACCGTTCATGATGGGGCCAAGCTGGCCGCCGGCAATGATGGCGACGAGCATGAGCAGGAAGATCGCCCAAAGAGGGGCGGGCTGGTTTTGAGGAGCAAGATCTTCCTTCTCGCGCTTCACGGCAGAGTGAAGGCGGTCGAGATCGGTGCTGTCGGGATGGGCGGGTGCGCTCATGGGGCGTGCGGTTCGCGAGAGGGGCTACTTTTTGGCGGGAGCGGCAGCGACGGCTGCGCTCTGTCCGGGGACGGGGTAATCCTTTTTCAAGGAGAGAAGGTATTCGACGAGGCGGTCGGCTTCCGGAGTCGGAACGACTTCGTAGCCAGCAGGAGGGGCGAAGTGTTTTGGCAGCTTGAGTGCGCGTTCAGACTCAGGACCCTGGATCTTCTGCAGCTTGTAGAGCTGCTTGTAGGACGGCATCGTGCTCCAGTCATGCACCGAGCGAGGGGCATACAGGTGGACGTGAAGAGCATTCACATCAGGAGCGCGCCAGCCGTAGTTGGCGAGGTCCGGACCAACGCGCTGGATGCCGAGGAGGGCGTACTTTTCGCTGAGGTAATCGCGAAGCACATTGGAACGGACAGGAGCCGCAGGGCGTCCTTCCTGATCCTGGCCCCAGCCTTTGTACCAGCCGTCCAGACCGAGCTGAATGGGGCGGATCATCTGGGTGTGGCACTGGTTGCAGCCCTCGCGGACATAGACAAGCTGGCCCTGACCATTGACTGGAGCAGGAGGGAAATAGCCTTCAACGCCGTCCTTGTCCTTGTCGTAAGCGACGGGGGTGAGAGCTTCGTACTTCATCGCCGGGAGGACGATGAGGCAGAGCCAAGGCAGGCCGAAAGAGGCGGCCAGACCAAGAATGAAAGTGCGGAAGTTCATCATGCGTGGGCTTCGTTGGGAAGAGCGTGATCGTCGTGGTGTTCAAGCAGGGTGGGAGCCGAACTGCGGCGGCCCAGGCCTGCAACCATGAGCAGAAGGTGAAGAAGGAACATGACGTTCGAGAAGCTGATCAAGGCCCAGGCCACGGCGCGGGAGACCACATACGGGCGGGAATTGATCACGTGATTCATGAAGGTCTGGTCCCAGTGCTCCGGATTGTTCAGGTCATTGCCCTGCTGCCAGCCAGCCACGAGGCTCATGATGACGATGGTGCCGACGCCATAGACGGAGAACCAGAAGTGGTTGCGAATCAGGCGAACGCTCAGCCACTCGCAGCCGGAGAGACGCGGCACGATGTAGTAGATGGCACCGAAGGCGCACATGCTGAAGAAACCGTAGAGGCTGACGACCTGGAAGGAATACCAGGACTGGGTGAACTGGAAGCTGGCGCCGGTCCAGAAAGCAGAATTCAGGGCGAGGATGAGGCCGGAAACCGGGTAGAACAGCGCTCCGAAGAAGATGAAACGCAGAGTCGGGCTGGTGGCCACGGCGCTGTGCTTGCCAAGAGTGGTGAGGTGGTGGTTCAGACCGACAAGACCGACAGGGATGAGAAGAAGCACGCCAGCGCAGGCACCGACAGAGGTCATCCAAGCCGGGAGGGGGCCACCCATGTATTTCTGCATGCCGGTCCAACCGCCGAGGACGGCGAGAGTCCAGAAACCAGCGGAGGCAAGCTGAGCGGAAGCGATGGGCTGGCCGGTGATCTTCGGAATGAAGTAGTAGGCAGCACCAACGCCCACAGGGACGAAGAAGAGAAGGATCACCGCGTGGATGTACCAGGCATCAATACCAGCGCCGATGGCACCGAGGTTCGGCAGGCAGTGAAGGGCCACATTAGCAGTAACAAAGATCCAGGGGAACCAGAAGCAGGCACCGAGAATGTACCAGGTGCTGACCATGAAGCCCTCGGGGCGGAAGGCACGGCCAAACATGCGGGCGATAGGCCAGGCGTAGCAGAGGAAGGCCAGCAGCAGGACGGGCCAGACAAACTTGGGCATTTCAAGCCACTCGATGGAGGTGCTCTTGCCGCAAAGGATGGAAAGGATGCCGAGCGTCACCGTGATGTTCCAGAAGACACCTGCGGTGATGAGCAGGCTCTTGCCGCCCTTGAGCTCCTGACCGGAACGGCGGGCC
Above is a window of Prosthecobacter vanneervenii DNA encoding:
- a CDS encoding carboxypeptidase regulatory-like domain-containing protein, yielding MTRVKHTVSRQAASAAFGVVMLIANVSCGKAPEAAAQAELSPAVEIAETPSISGKVTLKGADAAKLQKIVDVGGNPFCTGHGDIADPTWKVSPDGALADAVITVRGSQRASNASAAPLIDQTKCEFVPHTVSIQPGQTVRFHNSDLTFHNIRVARYEGRGKTANIDNFGQPSRGDENVKAFNAPGIYRLECDVHRWMNAWVFVHEGAHSAVSSADGRFSISRALADGDYVVEAWHPQFPQTITHTVTVRDGKATADFEFDFAKAHTL
- a CDS encoding c-type cytochrome; the protein is MSAPAHPDSTDLDRLHSAVKREKEDLAPQNQPAPLWAIFLLMLVAIIAGGQLGPIMNGAGVSFESSNLFVSSGSGDPRPGGAGAGAALDPFALAMKKGASGYSVCGGCHQGNGGGIPGQFPPLAGSEYVLGGTERLVRIVQHGLTGPVTVKGQAFNTPGGMQPFGAAMSSQDLANVLTYIRNTWGNEATMITKEMVQKVRDEEKRTSQWTAADLEPFAKKDIPGDIPAGPGATAAAAK
- a CDS encoding cbb3-type cytochrome c oxidase subunit II, producing the protein MMNFRTFILGLAASFGLPWLCLIVLPAMKYEALTPVAYDKDKDGVEGYFPPAPVNGQGQLVYVREGCNQCHTQMIRPIQLGLDGWYKGWGQDQEGRPAAPVRSNVLRDYLSEKYALLGIQRVGPDLANYGWRAPDVNALHVHLYAPRSVHDWSTMPSYKQLYKLQKIQGPESERALKLPKHFAPPAGYEVVPTPEADRLVEYLLSLKKDYPVPGQSAAVAAAPAKK
- a CDS encoding cbb3-type cytochrome c oxidase subunit I, yielding MQTTPATPDTDLQADNLRRAAIDKSVKGPVLFLFTNGAFWLMLSTVLGVLAAIKLVEPGFLGDCQFISYGRLQPAHINALVYGWGVQAALGIMLWIMARRSGQELKGGKSLLITAGVFWNITVTLGILSILCGKSTSIEWLEMPKFVWPVLLLAFLCYAWPIARMFGRAFRPEGFMVSTWYILGACFWFPWIFVTANVALHCLPNLGAIGAGIDAWYIHAVILLFFVPVGVGAAYYFIPKITGQPIASAQLASAGFWTLAVLGGWTGMQKYMGGPLPAWMTSVGACAGVLLLIPVGLVGLNHHLTTLGKHSAVATSPTLRFIFFGALFYPVSGLILALNSAFWTGASFQFTQSWYSFQVVSLYGFFSMCAFGAIYYIVPRLSGCEWLSVRLIRNHFWFSVYGVGTIVIMSLVAGWQQGNDLNNPEHWDQTFMNHVINSRPYVVSRAVAWALISFSNVMFLLHLLLMVAGLGRRSSAPTLLEHHDDHALPNEAHA